A stretch of Leptidea sinapis chromosome 36, ilLepSina1.1, whole genome shotgun sequence DNA encodes these proteins:
- the LOC126975549 gene encoding probable serine/threonine-protein kinase clkA, producing the protein MELTDNSNNNNNNNNNNNNNNNNNNNNNNNNNNNNNNNNNNNNNNNNNNNNNNNNNNNNNNNNNNNNNNNNNNNNNNNNNNNNNNNNNNNNNNNNNNNNNNNNNNNNNNNNNNNNNNNNNNNNNNNNNNNNNNNNNNNNNNNNNNNNNNNNNNNNNNNNNNNNNNNNNNNNNNNNNNNNNNNNNNNNNNNNNNNNNNNNNNNNNNNNNNNNNNNNNNNNNNNNNNNNNNNNNNNNNNNNNNNNNNNNNNNNNNNNNNNNNNNNNNNNNNNNNNNNNNNNNNNNNNNNNNNNNNNNNNNNNNNNNNNNN; encoded by the coding sequence ATGGAGCTAACTgataacagtaataataataataataataataataataataataataataataataataataataataataataataataataataataataataataataataataataataataataataataataataataataataataataataataataataataataataataataataataataataataataataataataataataataataataataataataataataataataataataataataataataataataataataataataataataataataataataataataataataataataataataataataataataataataataataataataataataataataataataataataataataataataataataataataataataataataataataataataataataataataataataataataataataataataataataataataataataataataataataataataataataataataataataataataataataataataataataataataataataataataataataataataataataataataataataataataataataataataataataataataataataataataataataataataataataataataataataataataataataataataataataataataataataataataataataataataataataataataataataataataataataataataataataataataataataataataataataataataataataataataataataataataataataataataataataataataataataataataataataataataataataataataataataataataataataataataataataataataataataataataataat